The genome window TCTCGCTTAAATCGCAATAAGTTGTTTATTGATTGCGTACGAATTTTTGTGTGGCGGTTTATTTAAATGCCGCCATTTTGCTCTTTATGATAAACGCAGAGGTTTTATGAAAGTTTCTCCACGTCGCCGTGCCAGAGAGTGTGCGGTTCAGGCTCTTTATTCTTGGTATGTATCGCAAAATAGTGTAGAAGAAGTTGAATTATCATTTGTCACAGACCAAGATATGAATGGTGTTGATTTGCCTTATTTCCGTAAATTATTACGCGGTACGGTTTTATATATAGAAGCGATTGATGGCGTACTTCGTCCGTTTTTAGATCGTGCGGAAGATGAGGTTGATCCGATTGAACGTACTATTTTACGTCTTTCGGCATACGAATTAAAATATGAACTTGATGTACCTTATAAAGTGGTGATTAATGAAGGTATTGAAGTGGCGAAAGTATTCGGTTCAGACGATAGCCATAAATATATTAACGGTATTTTAGATAAATTAGCACCGGCTTTAGGTCGTAAATAATTGAAGGATAAGAAGAAGGTGAGCGTAAGGTTCACCTTCTTTTTTGTTATATAGCGGAGGAAAAATGACGGAATTTGAAGTCATTGCACAATATTTTAAACGTAATAAGGTACGTTCGGACGTGGATTTATCAATAGGCGATGATTGTGCGGTTACGACTTTAAAACCGAATGAGCGTTTAGCCATTACTACCGATACATTGGTATCGGGAACGCATTTTCTTCCGTCCATTTCTGTCGCGGATTTAGCTTATAAAACATTGGCGGTTAATTTAAGTGATTTAGCCGCAATGGGTGCAACTCCCGCTTGGGTTTCTTTAGCTTTAACGCTTCCGAAAATTGATCACCAATGGCTTGCTGAGTTCAGTCACAGTTTATTTGCTGTGTTAGATCGCTATCAGGTAGATTTGATCGGCGATGATACTACCGGTGGTACTTTCGCTAACGCTTACAGCACAAGGTATTTTACCGAAAGATCAAGGATTGTTTCGACATCAAGCACAAGTCGGTGATTGGATTTTTGTTTCCGGCAGTTTAGGGGATAGTGCGACCGGTTTATCGCTGTTGTTGAATAATTGCAAAATTTCGGACGAATCCGACTGCTATTTAGTACGACGCCATTTACGACCTACGCCAAGAGTGGAATTAGGACTGGCACTACGAGCATTTTCCCGTTGTGCAATCGATATTTCAGACGGCTTATTAGCGGATCTAGGGCATATTTTAGATCGTAGCCAAGTTGGGGCTGAAATTGAATTGAATAATATACCGCTTTCTAGCCATTTAATGGCTAAATATAGTGAACAAGAAGCACTTCATTTCGCTTTAACCGGTGGGGAAGATTATGAGTTATGTTTTACCGTATCGGATGACAAGCGGTCGGAAATGGAACAAATTTTACGTTCTCAAGGGATTAAAGTGAGCTGTATCGGTAGGATCATTTCGGCGGCAAGCGGTCTGATTTTACGCCAAAATGGTAAACAAGTACCGTTACCGGCTCAAGTTGGTTTTGATCATTTTAAATCAGTATAAAACGATGAAAAATTTTAATTTAAAAAATCCGATTCATTTACTTGCTTGTGGTTTTGGTTCAGGCTTATTAAAGCCGGCACCGGGAACTTGGGGGGCGCTTGCCGGTGTATTGATTGCTATTTTATTGTGGAATTTGACCACGAGTGCTTTATTCTTTATTGGTTTAACTCTTGTGAGCTTTATTGCCGGTTGCCATATTTGTGAGCAAACCAGTCGCGATCTAAATGTACATGATGACGGGCGTATCGTTTGGGATGAAATTGTGGCAATTTTTCTGATGTTTGCATTTTTGCCTGAATACAATTGGTTAGCTTATCTACTAACGTTTATTTGTTTTCGTTTCTTTGATGTATTAAAACCTTATCCGATTCGTTATTTTGATGAAAAATTAGAAACTGGTTTAGGTATTATGTTTGACGATATTCTTGCCGCAATTTATGCACTAACTGCTTTACATTTAATTTATTGTTTTATTTAGGAGAGTATATGCTTACCATTCTGTTGGTTCATCTAGCAGGCTTAGCCAGTCCCGGTCCTGACTTTTTTTATGTAGTACGCCAATCTGCAAGTCATTCAACTAAGGCGGGCATTTTAGCGGCGATCGGGATTTCATTAGGGATCATCTTTTGGGCGAGTTTTGCTATTTTTGGTTTGGCTTGGTTGAGTAATACGATTGGTACAATGTTCCAATTTTTGATTATGGCGATTGGTGGCATATATTTATTTTATATCGGTTCACTTATGGTGAGGGTTACAAAAAATGCAACCTTTACGAATGAGCCAACGAATCTTAGAGAGTTAGATAATGTGACTGAAATTAAAAAAGGCTTATTGATCAATATTTTTAATGCAAAGGCAGGTGTTTATTTTACGAGTGTGGTATCTGCATTCCTTGCTCAATTTATTCAAACCTCTGATCTATTTCTTTTATTATTTTTGTTTGTATTTTCAACGCTAATTTATTTTGTATTAGTTGCATTGTTATTTTCTCGCCGACCGGTACAAGAATTTTATACAAAATATAGTCGCTATATTGATAATGTTGCCGGTATGATTTTTATTGTATTCGGTATGATTTTAATTTTTGATGGAATAAAAGGGCTAATAAGCTAACAAAGCTCCAAAGTAAAACAGGCTTACGTTTTTGCGTAAGCCTGTTTTTTTAGTTTCAATCTTAAACGATATGCGTTTGATACCATTGATTCAACACGATACCAGCACTTACCGCTACATTTAGGCCGCTGTTTAACGGGTTTTCAAAAGAAAGCTGTACGGTGGTATCTTCCGGATACTCAGCGTCTTGTGCCGGAATTTCACTTAATACGAATACTGTTTTTGTAGCTAATTTCGTTTTTGCCAGTGATCTTGCTTGTTTATTGCGGGTTAAATGGATGATTTGATAGCCGGCGTTACGTAATTGCGTCAGTGCGATTTGTTTATGTTTAGTTTCGAGCGGACGAACAAATTCTAAACCACCTTCAGCAACACGTCTTTGCAGCGCTTGAATTAAGCGTATCGGCACTTTCTACAATTACACCGCTTACACCATAGAACGCACAAGTACGAATAATACCGCCTACGTTTTGTGCATTGTTCACTGCATCCAGTAAGACTAAACAATCACGTTTACGCGGCACTTGTAAATAACCTTCTAATGAGAACGGCACGGCTTTTTTGACTAATAAACAGACATCGCCGTGGTGTTCTGTGCCGGTGACACGTTCCATTTCGGCACGATCTACCACGTGGTAAGCTTTTTTGTGTTCGGCTAAGTAGCTAAGCATATCGCCTAACTTTTTTGCACCTTCTACAGTTGCCCATAAACGCACAATCGCATCCGGTCGTTGTTTAAACAATGCAAGGCAAGCATTTTCGCCGTATACTTTCATTTCTTCCGCACGGTTTTTCTTAATTTTTTCTGGTGCACGAGGAGAAAGCGGGCCGGTTTTTTTCTCTTTAATTGTGCTATTGCCCCCTTTTACGCTAATTTGTACATTACCTTCGCCGCTAGCTTTTTTTGCGCTTGTCGGGTAAAGCACTTCACGAGCTTCTTGGCGATCTTTACGCTCAAAGCGGGCTTTGTCGCCAGCGAATTTAGGTTTGTCAAAACGAGGTTTATCTTCGAATCGGTTTGAAGAACGATCATTACGCTGTTCGCGGCGATTTGAGTGATGTTCATCGTTAAAGCGGTTTGATTTTGTTTGGAATTTGTTATCTCGGCGCTCATCAACGGTTTGAAAGCGAGGTTTATTTTCATTAAATTTTGGTTTCATTCTATCGTTCCTTAGGGAAAATTTCGGGCTATTATAGTTTATTCGCATAGTAAAATATCGCTTTTTTGCAAAAAATTTTGAGAATCAGACCGCTTGTTATTTCTTTATTTATCGAGTTTATTTATAATCAGTCGTCTTTTTATGTTCTTTAAAATCTGGTGGAATTATGAACCCAATGTTAAACATTGCTATTCGTCTTGCACGAAAAGCAGGCAATATTATTGCTAAAGGCTATGAGCAAGCCGCGAGTGAAATCGAAGTGGCTCAAAAAGGTACAAATGATTACGTAACGGCAATTGATAAAGCGGCGGAAGCGGCGATTATCGAAGTGATCCGTAAATCTTATCCTGATCACGCTATTGTTGGCGAAGAATCAGGTATTTTGGCAGGCGAAAATGAAAATGTGCAATGGGTGATTGATCCATTAGATGGCACAACTAACTTCGTGAAACGCTTACCTCATTTTGCAGTTTCGATTGCGGTACGTGAAAATGGCCGTACAACGGTAGGGGTTGTTTACGATCCAATCCGTAATGAGCTTTTCACTGCTGTACGTGGTGAAGGTGCAAAACTCAATGAATTTCGTTTACGTGTAGAAACAGATCGCCGTGATTTAAACGGTACTGTACTTGCGACCGGTTTCCCTTTCAAAGCGACTAAACATCGCCCTGCGCACTTAAATATGCTCGAAGGCTTAATGAATAACGGTGTGGCGGATTTCCGCCGTACTGGTTCTGCGCACTTGATTTGGCTTATGTGGCGGCAAATCGTGTGGATGGTTACTTTGAAATCGGCTTAAAACCGTGGGATTGTCTTGCAGGCGATTTAATCGCACGTGAAGCGGGTGCAATCGTCACAAACTTTGTTGGCGGTACGGATTACTTAAAATCAGGTAATGTTGTTGCAGGTCAGGCTCGTGTGGTAAAAGAGATCTTAAATACGATTCAGCCGACATTAACCGAAGATCTTAAAAATTAATTCAAAATTTAAACCAGAGATGACACGGGTAAAGCAAATAAGCGGTGAAATTCTCCAATTATTTTGTAATATCCGTGTTAATTCTTTCCTTTGTGGTTAAATTAAATAAGAAAACACTATGCAAAACAAATATCCTCTGTTAAGTCAAATCAACTCTCCGGAAGATTTGCGTTTGCTTGCAAAAGAGCAATTACAGCCTGTGGCAGATGAGCTTCGTGCTTATTTACTGGAATCGGTTAGCCAAACAAGCGGTCATTTAGCCTCCGGTTTAGGGGTGGTAGAGCTTACGGTAGCTTTGCATTATGTTTATCAAACACCTTTTGACCAACTCATTTGGGACGTTGGTCATCAGGCATATCCGCATAAAATTCTGACCGGTCGTCGTGACCAAATGCATACCATTCGTCAAAAGAACGGTATTCATCCTTTCCCTTGGCGTGAAGAAAGCCTCTATGATGTGTTAAGTGTCGGTCATTCCTCTACTTCAATTAGTGCCGGTGTCGGTATTGCCGTAGCGGCGGAAAAAGAAAATGCCGGACGTAAAACCGTATGTGTGATCGGCGATGGTGCAATTACTGCCGGTATGGCATTTGAAGCGATGAACCATGCAGGTGCGATGCATACGGATATGTTAGTCATTTTAAATGACAATGAGATGTCAATTTCCGAGAATGTCGGTGCATTAAATAATCACTTAGCACGAATTTTCTCTGGTTCAATCTATACGACCGTGCGTGACGGCAGTAAAAAAGTCTTGGATAAAGTCCCGACCATTAAAAACTTCATGAAGAAAAGTGAAGAGCATATGAAAGGGGTGATCTCGCCGGAAAGTACCTTGTTTGAAGAGCTGGGTTTTAACTATATCGGCCCGGTTGACGGTCATAATATTGATGAGCTGGTCAAAACGCTTAGCAATATGCGTGAGCTAAAAGGCCCGCAGTTCTTACATATTCGTACCAAAAAAGGTAAAGGCTATGAGCCGGCGGAAAATGATCCGATTGGCTATCACGGCGTGCCTAAATTTGACCCGACTTGTGGACAATTACCGAAATCAAAAACGATTCCAACTTATTCGGATATTTTTGGTAATTGGCTATGTGAAATGGCGGAGCAAGATAGCAAATTAATCGGGATCACACCGGCAATGCGTGAAGGTTCGGGCATGGTGGAGTTTTCAAAACGTTTCCCAGAACAATATTTTGATGTTGCGATTGCCGAACAACATGCGGTGACTTTTGGTGCCGGTTTGGCGATTGCCGGTTATAAACCGGTGGTGGCAATCTATTCAAGTTTCTTGCAACGTGCTTACGATCAGCTGATTCACGATGTCGCTATTCAAAATTTACCGGTGATTTTTGCGATTGACCGTGCTGGGATTGTCGGTGCGGACGGGCAAACTCACCAAGGTGCATTTGATGTGAGCTTTATGCGTTGTATTCCGAATATGACGATTATGTGTCCATCAGACGAAAATGAAATGCGTCAAATGCTTTATACGGCTTATCGTATGAATACACCGGTAGCGGTACGTTACCCAAGAGGTAATGCGAAGGGTGTGGCGTTAGAACCGATGCAAGCACTTGAAGTCGGCAAAGGCAAGCTGATTCAGCAAGGGCAAAAAGTGGCAATTTTAAACTTTGGACCATTGCTAAATGAAGCACGTATCGTGGCAGAAAAGCATAATTACACGCTGGTAGATATGCGTTTTGTGAAACCGATTGATGAACAATTAGTAGCGGAGTTAGCGGATTTTCATGAGTTATTAGTGACTTTGGAAGAAAATGCGATTCAGGGTGGAGCTGGTAGTGCAGTGAATGAATACTTGCAAAAAATCGGTAAAATTCGACCGCTTGTGATGCTTGGTATTCCTGATTTCTTCGTGCCGCAAGCAACTCAGGCGGAAAGCTATACGGATTTAGGCTTAGATGCGACAGGCATTGAGCAGAAAATTCAAGCAATAGTAAATCAATAAGGAAAAAGCTCATCTTAGCAGATGAGCTTTTTTACTATTTACGATTATCATTCGCTTGTTGCAATAAGATTCTGCTTTCTTTTAAGAATTGCTCTGAATAATCACCAAACCAATGATGGACCTCTTCAAATGCCTGAATAAAACCGGCTTTATCATTGTTTTTAAAGAACAATAAGCTGGTTGTAAAAGTGTCTTTCAGTGATTCGATTACCGCGAGATTTTCCGGTTTATCCGAAATAATGTCTGCATATAAGCCACCGTCTTGAGCGAATAAACGTCCTATCATGGCTAATTCTAAACGATAAATCGGTGAAGAAAGA of Actinobacillus arthritidis contains these proteins:
- the nusB gene encoding transcription antitermination factor NusB, whose translation is MKVSPRRRARECAVQALYSWYVSQNSVEEVELSFVTDQDMNGVDLPYFRKLLRGTVLYIEAIDGVLRPFLDRAEDEVDPIERTILRLSAYELKYELDVPYKVVINEGIEVAKVFGSDDSHKYINGILDKLAPALGRK
- a CDS encoding phosphatidylglycerophosphatase A family protein, with product MKNFNLKNPIHLLACGFGSGLLKPAPGTWGALAGVLIAILLWNLTTSALFFIGLTLVSFIAGCHICEQTSRDLNVHDDGRIVWDEIVAIFLMFAFLPEYNWLAYLLTFICFRFFDVLKPYPIRYFDEKLETGLGIMFDDILAAIYALTALHLIYCFI
- a CDS encoding LysE family transporter; its protein translation is MLTILLVHLAGLASPGPDFFYVVRQSASHSTKAGILAAIGISLGIIFWASFAIFGLAWLSNTIGTMFQFLIMAIGGIYLFYIGSLMVRVTKNATFTNEPTNLRELDNVTEIKKGLLINIFNAKAGVYFTSVVSAFLAQFIQTSDLFLLLFLFVFSTLIYFVLVALLFSRRPVQEFYTKYSRYIDNVAGMIFIVFGMILIFDGIKGLIS
- the dxs gene encoding 1-deoxy-D-xylulose-5-phosphate synthase yields the protein MQNKYPLLSQINSPEDLRLLAKEQLQPVADELRAYLLESVSQTSGHLASGLGVVELTVALHYVYQTPFDQLIWDVGHQAYPHKILTGRRDQMHTIRQKNGIHPFPWREESLYDVLSVGHSSTSISAGVGIAVAAEKENAGRKTVCVIGDGAITAGMAFEAMNHAGAMHTDMLVILNDNEMSISENVGALNNHLARIFSGSIYTTVRDGSKKVLDKVPTIKNFMKKSEEHMKGVISPESTLFEELGFNYIGPVDGHNIDELVKTLSNMRELKGPQFLHIRTKKGKGYEPAENDPIGYHGVPKFDPTCGQLPKSKTIPTYSDIFGNWLCEMAEQDSKLIGITPAMREGSGMVEFSKRFPEQYFDVAIAEQHAVTFGAGLAIAGYKPVVAIYSSFLQRAYDQLIHDVAIQNLPVIFAIDRAGIVGADGQTHQGAFDVSFMRCIPNMTIMCPSDENEMRQMLYTAYRMNTPVAVRYPRGNAKGVALEPMQALEVGKGKLIQQGQKVAILNFGPLLNEARIVAEKHNYTLVDMRFVKPIDEQLVAELADFHELLVTLEENAIQGGAGSAVNEYLQKIGKIRPLVMLGIPDFFVPQATQAESYTDLGLDATGIEQKIQAIVNQ